DNA from Neoarius graeffei isolate fNeoGra1 chromosome 17, fNeoGra1.pri, whole genome shotgun sequence:
AGTCTTCCTGTTGGCACATCAAATTCCACCAAATCCAACACCACAACTCGCCcacatagatacacacacacacacacctgacacacacacacacacacacacctgaccccCAGGCGCGCGCACACTCACTCCAAAGCTGTGCTTTCCACAGCACAAAAGCGGCTCCGTTTCCAAAACTGCACACTACACTCGGACAGTGGAAATCCATCAGGGTCATTGACAGGGCTCTCCTTCCTTCCACTCAGCCCAGAGCGCTTACAGCGGCCACGCCGTTTCTCAGCCCGTTTTTACACACGGCATCGCACAAAGCGCGCAGCCCGCCGGCTCGAGCCGCACCGTGCTGTTTTATGGCCACTGCGCGACACGCTCGGTCTGTACCTGGGCCTGCTGGAGCTCGGGAGGAACGAGAAAGCCCGTTCTCGCTAAACGTGTGCTCGATCGCTTTGGATCTTGTCTTCCGAGTCTTATTTTCGCCGAGAAACGCCGTGAGAAAACACAAGTGCGAGTGTGTGACGGCAGCGCGCTCACTCAGCGGCAGCGCGGTTGAGTCTCAAACGTTCTCATGAGCGCTTTTAAGCCCCGCCCGCGGCCTCCGTTTCCCACACAGCGTTTCACTCGCTTCCGCTCCGGAGCTCCGAGACAGATGGCAGAAGTCGCTCCCGCCGCCGCGCCGGCCAAAGCGCCCAAGAAGAAAGCAGCTTCAAAGAGCAAGAAATCAGGCCCGAGCGTCGGCGAGCTCATCATCAAAGCGGTTTCTGCGTCGCAGGAGAGGAGCGGCGTGTCCCTCTCCGCCTTGAAGAAAGCTTTACAGGCCGCCGGATACGATGTGGAGAAGAACAACTCCCGCGTTAAAATCGCCGTCAAGAACCTTGTGAGGAAAAGCGTCCTGGTGCAGACCAAAGGTACCGGTGCGTCTGGCTCTTTCAAGCTGAACAAGACGCAGACCGAAAGCAAGAAGACCGCCAAGAAAGCCGCGCCCAAAGCCAGAAAGGCGGCCGCCAAAAAGCCAACCGCCGTTAAGAAGCCCAAGAAGATAGCGGCCAAGAAACCCGCCGCCAAAAAGTCTCCTAAAAAGGCGAAGAAGGCCGCCGCCAAGAAATCCACCAAGAGCCCGAAGAAGGCGAAAAAACCGTCGACCCCCAAAAAGGCTGCCAAGAGCGCGAAGAAGACAAAAACTGCCAAGCCCAAAGCCGTAAAGCCCAAAACGGCCAAGGCGAAAAAGGCGGCCCCCAAAAAGAAGTAAACATGATTGTTTGACTGTTTTCTTTCCCTAAAcggctcttttaagagccaccCATGTTCTCGTTGAAAGAGCAGTATTCCATATTCACTCAGGATATCAGATGCTGCTGATTGTTGTGGTGGAGTTGATTCCTGTTTTACTAAACGGTGACAGGAGGGCGCTGGGAGAACATGAACTGAGTCAGGGCTGATGGAACTAATAACAATTTACATGTCTTTACATCGATATATAAACTTTATAATATATATGCCTATATTCCCTTCTTTcctttttcatctctctctctcacacacacacacacacacacacacacacccgtgggATGGTTGTCACGCAGATCGACGCTGGAATTTGACGGCATGTTTGTGATTGGTTTTTCAGCTACAACGATCTTAACCAATCAGAGAAGAGCCGTGTTGTCTTTATCACAGAGGGCACGAGCTGTAGCGCTTTTTATTTCAGAGTTGTTCCTGTAACAGATCTGAGCAGCAAAATGAGCGGAAGAGGAAAGACCGGCAAGGCTCGAGCCAAGGCCAAGAGTCGTTCATCCAGAGCCGGACTCCAGTTTCCCGTGGGCCGTGTCCACAGGCTCCTGCGGAAAGGCAACTATGCCGAGCGTGTCGGCGCCGGCGCTCCAGTTTATCTGGCCGCCGTGCTGGAGTACCTGACTGCTGAGATCCTGGAGTTGGCCGGTAACGCCGCTCGTGACAACAAGAAGACTCGCATCATTCCCCGCCACTTACAGCTCGCTGTGCGCAACGACGAGGAGCTGAACAAACTGCTCGGCGGAGTGACCATCGCTCAGGGTGGTGTGCTGCCGAACATTCAGGCGGTGCTTTTGCCCAAAAAGACTGAGAAGGCCGTCAAGACTAAATAAACTCACCCACTGCTGCGTTCGTCAGTCCCAAAggctcttttaagagccaccCATCTATGCTCAAAAAGTGCAGTTTTTTTAACCCTTTCCCAGGTTTTGGGGTATTTCATAGCTCTAGCACAAAAGGAGTTCATAAACAATATAATCAAGTGTTGTTAGTAGTAAtgatgcattttatttataaCGCATTTTAGTCGTAAAAGTATAACACTAATAATAGTAGTGTGCTGGCAATAAAGGAAGGCTGATGGGTGAAAATAGATTATGACGGCGCTGTCCGTGCGGCGATTGAACCTACAAAACGCGCTAAGCTGCGCTGTTGGCTCTGCGGAGCTGCGCGAGCGGCAATAAATTAGGGACGGGTGTGGCTGTGTTTCAAACTGTGTCGGCGGGAAAAGACGGTCCAATAGCGAATAGGTGACGCAGCGCGTTCTCTCCAATGACAGGCGAACGCGTTCAAGACGCCCAATGAGCGCAGGGCGCTGTTAGAGTTGAAAAAGCCAGCGTCCACCGGCGCCGTTTATTCTGTTTCTCAACTGTGAAGTGCAGAGCTCTCCGCCATGGCAAGAACCAAGCAGACGGCCCGTAAATCCACTGGTGGCAAGGCGCCCAGGAAGCAACTCGCCACGAAGGCTGCCCGCAAGAGCGCCCCCGCTACCGGCGGCGTGAAGAAGCCTCACCGTTACAGGCCCGGCACCGTGGCTCTGAGGGAGATCCGCCGTTATCAGAAATCTACTGAGCTGCTCATCCGTAAGCTGCCCTTCCAGCGCCTGGTAAGAGAAATCGCTCAGGACTTTAAGACCGATTTGCGCTTCCAGAGCTCGGCTGTCATGGCACTGCAGGAGGCGAGCGAGGCATACTTGGTCGGCCTGTTCGAGGACACTAACCTGTGTGCCATCCACGCCAAGAGAGTGACCATCATGCCCAAGGACATTCAGCTGGCACGCCGTATTCGCGGAGAGCGCGCTTAAACGCCGACTCCGTCTAACGCACACAAAggctcttttaagagccacctcactgtctcacagaAACGAGCCCGTCTCCATCCCCTGCACGGAGCACCGTTCTGTTTGAGCTCACGGTTCGAGTGGAGTCGGAGCAGTGAAACAGAACAGCTGTTAGGACACAGTGGCCAGAGTTCTAGAACTCCTCGCGGTTTGACTGACAGGTTTTTGTCCTTTTAGATATTGTGGTGTCTGAGCGCCGCTTCAGTAATCAGAAGAGAGAAGCAGAAAGTTTTCTCCGCTGCTTGGAAATGAGCAAAGGTAATGCTGTATTTAATAATTGGTCTATATGTATCAAGGACAAAACCTTGTGCGTATTTCAATACATTTATCACTTCATACGTTTTGtgtttttaacaatggacattgtcacaaggtAGATTTCCATTTATCCGCACAGACAAAACATTTTAAATAACTCAGTGCAGCACCCATATAATTTTTACTCGGTTATTTTCGCTTTGTAAGTAAAATAGCTCCTTTATTTACTCATTGATGGAGGTCGGTTTTCCTGATGTGGCAATTTTTCTCGCTGTATCTCCCGTAAATAAATTTTTATTCAATTCTGCATTTATTATAAAACAAGGGAACAGCACGAAGAGAGAGACATGAATTTGCTCTTCTATGAGAAAGTGggtggctcttaaaagagccgTTGGGTTGCTGAAGGCGGCCGCAGCAGCAGCGCGCTTTACTTGGAGCTGGTGTACTTGGTGACGGCCTTTGTGCCCTCGGACACGGCGTGCTTGGCCAGCTCGCCAGGCAGTAAAAGGCGCACAGCGGTCTGGATCTCTCTGGAGGTGATGGTGGAGCGCTTGTTGTAGTGAGCCAGACGAGAGGACTCACCGGCGATACGCTCGAAAATGTCATTGACGAAGGAGTTCATGATGCCCATAGCCTTAGACGAGATGCCGGTGTCGGGATGAACCTGCTTCAGGACCTTGTACACGTAGATAGCGTAGCTCTCCTTCCTGGACTTTCTGCGCTTCTTGCCTCCTTTACCAGCCGTCTTGGTCACGGCTTTCTTGGAGCCCTTCTTGGGCGCGCTTTTAGGTGGCTCGGGCATGGCGCTGCTCCTCGGGTAAACTGTAAGAGTATGAATAAGGCCCGCCTCGCGGCCGCTCTATTTACAGGTCCGCAGTGTAATTAGACACGAGGCAGGAACATATTTTATTGACCAGAGTTCCAAACCTCCTCATACGGGGCGCCTCCTACCGCTCCGCCCACTTCCTTCCCCTCCGCCTCGCTTTGTCTCCCTTCCCGCCGTTTTATATTCACAGCACTGATGGAAGAATTTCATAGATAAGAATTCATTCTATCCGTATATTTCTATTACCACCATCTGAAGcgtttctctctcacacagcttTCATATAGAAGCGGTTAAGTATTACTGATGTTACTCGTGTCTGCAGTTTCCTGTTCTCTGCTTCATTttaaatatactttattttcattcagatttgcatcaaacaatACACATTAGAACGAGATGTCGTTGCTGTGGCTCAATGTAGTGCAGAACGAAACAGCAAGTATATTAcctgagaataaaaaaaaatacataggcTGCttttctcttccctctctcacacacactcatggaGAAAGAGCTCTTTGTGGATGTTTGggtggctcttaaaagagccgTTGTGTTGGTGCGGTTCAGTGTCGGAGCGTTTACCCGCCGAAGCCGTACAGAGTGCGTCCCTGGCGTTTCAGGGCGTACACCACATCCATAGCGGTGACGGTCTTTCTCTTGGCATGCTCCGTGTAAGTGACGGCGTCGCGGATCACGTTCTCCAGGAACACTTTCAGCACACCGCGGGTCTCTTCGTAGATCAGGCCAGAAATGCGCTTCACACCGCCACGGCGAGCCAGACGGCGAATAGCCGGCTTGGTGATTCCCTGGATGTTGTCGCGAAGAACTTTCCGGTGCCGCTTAGCGCCTCCTTTCCCGAGCCCCTTGCCGCCCTTTCCTCTGCCAGACATCGCGCTGCTCTCTCCAAGTCAAGCCGCTCAGTTCATGCCACTGCCAGCGCCCACAGCCTTTATACAGTCTCTACAGGACCGAGTTGAGACCCGGAGTGGGCGGGCCTCAGGCCTAAGAACAACGGTCccgcagtaaaacacattcaaaaaGAAACAGAACGCCACAGCTTTTCACTGGCGAGCGCATTCTTCATCCTTTCTGTGCACAGAAACATTATCATTCACATTATTTTTTACGCCGTTTTGATCGGCTGAGCGAACTGCAAACAACTGCCGACAGATCATGGTCTGCTCATGCGCAGTTACTCCctgtcaacaaacaaacaaacagccatCACTGTAATGAGGTTAGTAAAAGCACTCTGTGTTTGTGCAACATTGGCGTTCCCTTTTGAGCCCGTCTGTGGCTTCAAGGCCCGGATTCTAAACTCCTCGGTCCACTACAGCTACAGGTCACAGAACGCAGAACATCGCCTTATTACTCGGCCCGGCACTCAGCTCTGATCCACACCGATGTCTGTGTACACTGTTAACAGAGCCGACGCTTCACCACACAAGCACCCTCGAAGAAACGCTGCCTTGTTTTTCTTCCTCCCCCAACCTAAACGCTGGGTCGAGGCTGTGGGGTCATATTCTTGGGTTATTTTAACTCATTCTGAGTTGCTTTCTATAACCCAGCTGCTGGCTTAGTGGTTGAGGACAGTCAGATATGATGCAATCTACCCAGCAGCTGCGTCCATTTAAATCGGTCGTTATAGTATTTGCGCTacattacaattaaaaaaaaaaatctattcttcCAACTGTCCTGTCCAGTATCTTTCAAAATGCACTGGAAAAGGGCTGATTTTGGAGGGCAGTAAACAAAGTGGTTTCAGCGGATCAGCAGAGTGGCGATCCACAGGCAGAAGGGAACCGACAGGGAAGGGAATGGACAGTCAATGGGACAAGGAGCCGCAAGCCATAACCAGCtgtttctaagctccttcccctgCTGATTTTCAGCGATGATTGTGAATGATCTGATTAATTAACGTAAACAAATAATGGTTTGTTTGTGACGACCATGTTGTGTAGTTTTGTGTAGTTTTAACAGCTCGGCATTGTCCAGTGTGCTCAGGCACCGTCACTTCTAATCTTGCGCAGCTGTTGGGCTGCTGTTGAGTCGAAACACCCCAGCCGCTGGGTCACACTACATTTAAAAGCACTGTTTTTTCCCCAATGAACAGTCTTTGTGCCCGGGAAGACGATGACTGGCAAGGGGGCAGTTTAAAGCTACACAGGTTAAGGGTTGTAATATTATGATGTGCTTATACAAACTCTCCCTGCTGTAAAGGCAGCAAAATTACATGGAAAAATTTATTCACAGTTAGCCAGTTTGCATGGTGATAGAGGTGGTGAATGTCAATCCTTATTCGTATTGACACAGATATCATCAAATGTTATGACATGTTGCTGCTGCTTTTCTTCATTGAGACAGACATGTTGATTTTGTTTTGACAGATGTGTGTTTTTCCTGCAGCCTTTGTATACATATAAACGGACAGCTGTGTCAAAAACAAACTTGCAAAATAGGAGCTTCACGAGCTCACAGATGGTTTTGGAGGTAAGCGTGTAATTGCTGGAAGTTTCTGCAATGGAAAACTACAATACTTACATTTATCAACAATAGTGTCCAATATAATACACAGTAAAATGTGTACTGTGTGTCTGTGGATAAGGGCTGGGATGCCAGTGGGTTAGCTGTATAATTTGTGCCATTATAAGACCCACAACGTACAACTACTGTTTTCTGTGTTTCAGGTGAGGCAGTAGATGAGGAGAGTTTTCTTCTTTTAGATGAGGGCCCCATTGCGAGTCTCATTCCCAAAATTGGCCTCCGATCACAATTTCTAAAACACTACAGAGAATTAGTCAGTAACTAATGTCACCACAGCAAATAGCTCTACTGAATATGTGAATAAAACAGCATATGTTGGTTTTCGCTGCAAAACACGGATGTGCGGTGCACAGTGCCAATTAGGCATCTGAATATTTTCAGTGTTGTGAAAATGGCTGTGCCAGAACTTTTACATTGATTAGGTTGTCCAGAAGACACCTTCTTAAGCATCATTCTCAAACTGAACACTGTCTTCATAGGATATCAAATGATCCAGTATCGCCATTTCAGCTCCATGATACTGAGGGTATATACTCCTGTGTTTAGCCAAGATGGGGGAGGGGGTGTCCCTGCCTGACACAGATGACCTGGTACAAGGGATTGCACTCGGCTATTCAACCCTGCACATGTGACGTAGTCGGACGGCAATCATAACATGCCAATTTCAATTTCCAAGTGGTGCCGTCCCGCCTGGGACTCGATGCAGCATGCGTTATATGAAATGGAGAGAGCTGTTTCTCCAGCGGTTACAATCCTGCATGCGTCCCTACAGGCCTGTACAACcagccatcaaaaaaaaaattggaaaggTCTATTTGTATGTGTTTAATATTCTGTTATTGATTTTAATGTACTTTTTGAAACTGTACTTTTAATATACTCTTCTGTTTTATCtaaatgttctgttgtgaatctgGTACAATAAAATTAATATCCTGCACAATGTGGTCAGATCATTAGGGGATTTTGGCACAGGCCAGAGTCTCCAATATAGCTGTAAACACATACAGATTGAACACGTTTCATTTGCTAGTGACTGTTAataatgtattatttattattaatgattGTTTAATTATGATTAATCAATAaacagtgaaaagaaaataagccAATAATAAATAACTCATTAATTGGCTAATTTTGACTCAGTACTGCAGTCAATATAACCAACATATTGGGTTGAAACAAGAACCCAACCAGGATGTAAATTTAACCTAATGGTCTTTGTTCAAGTAACCCgacattttggttaaatctttaaCGCAGCCTGACGGGTTAAATGCATAACACAGCATTGTGTCGGTACAGTATTTACCCAGTGGCTGCGGTAAAaccagggttgttgtttttttaaatgtgtgttttgtgtttttttttttagtacatgTCACTCAGAAATGCTACTGCCTTGTCTAAGGTACAAGCTGGTGTATCTGTATCAAAGACAAAATATTACCCTTTCTTTATTTTGGTACATTTTTctcatatatttattttatttatttgtttggcaTTTATGACATTGTTATAAGGGACATTTATATCAAAATATTCAAACatttttatataataataataataataa
Protein-coding regions in this window:
- the LOC132901284 gene encoding histone H1-like, which encodes MAEVAPAAAPAKAPKKKAASKSKKSGPSVGELIIKAVSASQERSGVSLSALKKALQAAGYDVEKNNSRVKIAVKNLVRKSVLVQTKGTGASGSFKLNKTQTESKKTAKKAAPKARKAAAKKPTAVKKPKKIAAKKPAAKKSPKKAKKAAAKKSTKSPKKAKKPSTPKKAAKSAKKTKTAKPKAVKPKTAKAKKAAPKKK
- the LOC132901299 gene encoding histone H4, with translation MSGRGKGGKGLGKGGAKRHRKVLRDNIQGITKPAIRRLARRGGVKRISGLIYEETRGVLKVFLENVIRDAVTYTEHAKRKTVTAMDVVYALKRQGRTLYGFGG
- the LOC132901288 gene encoding histone H3 — encoded protein: MARTKQTARKSTGGKAPRKQLATKAARKSAPATGGVKKPHRYRPGTVALREIRRYQKSTELLIRKLPFQRLVREIAQDFKTDLRFQSSAVMALQEASEAYLVGLFEDTNLCAIHAKRVTIMPKDIQLARRIRGERA
- the LOC132901293 gene encoding histone H2B, which gives rise to MPEPPKSAPKKGSKKAVTKTAGKGGKKRRKSRKESYAIYVYKVLKQVHPDTGISSKAMGIMNSFVNDIFERIAGESSRLAHYNKRSTITSREIQTAVRLLLPGELAKHAVSEGTKAVTKYTSSK
- the LOC132901303 gene encoding histone H2A-like; its protein translation is MSGRGKTGKARAKAKSRSSRAGLQFPVGRVHRLLRKGNYAERVGAGAPVYLAAVLEYLTAEILELAGNAARDNKKTRIIPRHLQLAVRNDEELNKLLGGVTIAQGGVLPNIQAVLLPKKTEKAVKTK